One window of the Scyliorhinus canicula chromosome 25, sScyCan1.1, whole genome shotgun sequence genome contains the following:
- the LOC119957030 gene encoding peroxiredoxin-1-like gives MVHGAKIGHPAPDFTAKALMPSGEFQDLTLSSYKGKYVVFFFYPLDFTFVCPTEIIAFSDRAAEFRKINCEVIGASTDSHFSHLAWTKVPRKQGGIGHMEIPLVADMNHSIAKEYEVLKEDEGIAYRGLFIIDDKGILRQITINDLPVGRSVDETLRLVQAFQFTDKHGEVCPAGWKPGQETIKPNLKDSKTFFDKQH, from the exons ATGGTACATGGAGCTAAAATTGGTCACCCTGCGCCTGACTTCACTGCCAAGGCCCTCATGCCAAGTGGAGAATTCCAAGACCTGACTCTGTCCAGTTACAAAG GAAAGTATGTCGTATTTTTCTTCTACCCGCTGGATTTCACCTTTGTCTGCCCAACGGAGATCATTGCATTCAGTGACCGGGCTGCAGAGTTTCGCAAAATCAACTGTGAAGTAATCGGTGCCTCCACGGATTCTCACTTCAGCCATTTAGCCTG GACCAAGGTTCCTCGTAAACAGGGTGGCATTGGTCACATGGAAATCCCACTGGTTGCTGACATGAACCATTCAATCGCCAAAGAGTACGAAGTTCTCAAGGAAGATGAAGGAATTGCTTACAG agGACTCTTTATTATTGATGATAAAGGAATTCTGCGGCAGATTACAATCAATGACCTTCCAGTTGGCCGATCGGTGGATGAGACGTTAAGGCTGGTGCAAGCCTTTCAATTCACAGACAAACATGGAGAAG TTTGCCCAGCTGGCTGGAAGCCAGGCCAGGAAACCATCAAGCCTAACTTGAAAGACAGCAAAACGTTCTTCGATAAACAACATTAG